A single window of Paenibacillus sp. FSL H8-0537 DNA harbors:
- a CDS encoding class I SAM-dependent methyltransferase, with product MSNWFEQSFGNDYMVVYKHRDWDNAYKEVQLMAQWLQLPATAKVLDIGCGMGRHALALADCGYEVTGMDLSEPLLSEARKHDALQRVTWVQGDMRQLPFESGTFEGTVNLFTSFGYFADEKENVQVLREIRRMLKPNAPFLIDFLNPAYVERNLVAASERKDAATGWIIREQRKIEDGWVKKHIEIAVSSNEAENRHYDEQVRLYSLTWFERAFAEAGLVLEKTFGNVDGSAFDELNSPRLIMLGRALA from the coding sequence ATGTCCAACTGGTTTGAGCAGAGTTTCGGAAACGATTATATGGTTGTTTATAAGCATCGGGATTGGGATAATGCCTACAAGGAAGTACAACTGATGGCGCAGTGGCTCCAGTTGCCGGCTACAGCAAAGGTGCTGGATATTGGCTGCGGCATGGGTCGTCATGCTTTGGCACTGGCGGATTGCGGCTACGAGGTTACAGGGATGGATTTGTCTGAGCCGCTGCTTAGCGAAGCAAGGAAGCATGATGCGTTGCAGCGCGTAACCTGGGTGCAAGGCGACATGCGCCAGCTCCCTTTCGAATCGGGTACGTTTGAGGGGACGGTTAATTTATTTACGTCGTTTGGCTATTTTGCAGATGAAAAAGAGAACGTACAGGTGCTGCGGGAAATTCGCCGCATGCTGAAGCCAAACGCGCCATTTCTAATTGATTTTCTGAATCCGGCTTATGTCGAGCGTAATCTCGTTGCGGCATCGGAGCGCAAGGATGCAGCTACAGGCTGGATCATTCGCGAGCAGCGTAAAATTGAGGATGGTTGGGTCAAAAAGCATATCGAAATTGCCGTAAGCAGCAATGAGGCGGAAAATCGCCATTATGATGAGCAGGTTCGCCTGTATTCGCTCACGTGGTTTGAGCGGGCTTTCGCCGAGGCAGGCCTTGTGCTGGAGAAAACATTCGGCAATGTCGATGGCTCAGCCTTTGATGAGCTGAATTCGCCGCGCCTCATTATGCTCGGAAGGGCTCTTGCGTAA
- a CDS encoding MBL fold metallo-hydrolase — translation MAAQAVQWEHGLLQVKLPLPFALKTVNSYVFTEPAGGYTLIDPGLRTEETLAAWGEVFADHSFAPEQISRIILTHQHPDHYGLAGYFAELSGAPVLMSRRAHNYAKRLWGEGSTMTEEFADLFALHGMPQHDIDEISSNFSSFHEKVSPQPQQEQIIYIEAGETLMLGGSQWELLDAPGHAYGQLCFYEANKQWMICGDQVLPRITPNISIMPGEEINPLGDFLASLDRLSEYEVKRAFPGHYDSFTTFASRIAEIKQHHVQRLEQMRMMLQEPLTGFEVCERSFGARVQQSPHQHRFAMAETLAHLYELELSGNISRTERAGVIYFFK, via the coding sequence ATGGCGGCTCAAGCGGTGCAATGGGAGCATGGACTGCTGCAAGTGAAGCTTCCGCTGCCCTTTGCACTAAAAACGGTAAACAGCTACGTATTTACTGAGCCTGCGGGGGGTTATACACTTATCGATCCTGGTCTTCGAACGGAGGAGACGCTTGCGGCTTGGGGAGAGGTGTTTGCGGACCATTCGTTTGCGCCAGAGCAAATTTCGCGCATCATCCTCACGCATCAGCATCCCGATCATTACGGTTTGGCGGGCTATTTTGCCGAGCTAAGCGGCGCGCCAGTATTGATGTCAAGGCGCGCCCATAACTATGCCAAACGGTTATGGGGAGAGGGCAGCACAATGACAGAGGAGTTTGCTGATTTATTTGCGCTGCATGGCATGCCGCAGCACGATATAGATGAAATTAGCAGCAACTTTAGCAGCTTTCATGAAAAAGTTTCGCCGCAGCCGCAGCAAGAGCAAATCATTTATATTGAGGCTGGAGAGACGCTTATGCTTGGCGGTTCGCAGTGGGAGCTGCTAGATGCGCCAGGACATGCCTATGGCCAGCTCTGCTTTTATGAAGCAAATAAACAATGGATGATATGCGGCGATCAGGTGCTGCCGCGCATTACCCCTAATATTAGCATCATGCCAGGTGAGGAGATAAATCCGCTTGGCGATTTTCTGGCAAGTCTGGATCGATTAAGCGAATACGAGGTGAAGCGCGCTTTTCCAGGTCATTATGATTCATTTACTACGTTTGCCAGCCGGATCGCCGAAATCAAGCAGCATCATGTGCAGCGGCTGGAGCAAATGCGAATGATGCTGCAGGAGCCGCTCACAGGCTTTGAGGTGTGTGAACGATCTTTCGGTGCACGGGTACAACAAAGCCCGCATCAGCACCGTTTTGCAATGGCCGAGACGCTTGCCCATTTGTATGAGCTGGAGCTGTCAGGCAACATATCGCGAACGGAGCGTGCGGGCGTTATTTATTTTTTTAAATGA
- a CDS encoding APC family permease, whose amino-acid sequence MMTILKRLLIGRPLKSNELGDQKLNKLKALAILSSDALSSVAYGPEQILIVLITVSAAAFWYSIPIAAFVLILLLALILSYRQIIFAYPQGGGAYVVSKENLGIFPGLISGGSLLVDYILTVAVSVSAGTDAITSAFPSLHEHNVLIAVIFVILITILNLRGVTESASILAYPVYLFVLALFILIGAGIYNIVNGHVPPELHTPIGTPVAGISLFLLLRAFASGSSALTGVEAISNAIPNFRDPAPRNAAKTLASMGILLAILFSGIVFLAYFYGIKPTAEVTVVSQIAEHTFGRHFMYFFIQGTTALILILAANTGYSAFPLLAVNLAKDKFIPRMFTVRGDRLGYSNGIISLGVLSILLIIAFGGQTEHLIPLYAVGVFIPFTLSQTGMIVKWVRQKPKGWVVKLLINSAGALISLIVTMMFFLTKFAQVWPVLVFLPIIIYVFHRIKKHYNAVGEQLRLTTCEPAMTIEGNVLILPVAGMTHVVDNSIAYAKSLSVNQIIAVYVPFEREEGEAFEEKWKEWQPDIRLVVLHSPYRSVMQPLLKFIDTVERKASQSSYRVTVIIPQFIPKRGWHNILHNQTSFMIRALLLHRKNVVVTTVPYHLKK is encoded by the coding sequence ATGATGACTATTTTAAAACGGCTTTTAATCGGACGGCCGCTCAAATCCAATGAATTGGGCGATCAGAAGCTGAACAAGCTGAAAGCGCTGGCTATTCTTTCGTCGGATGCTCTATCCTCCGTTGCCTATGGACCCGAACAAATTTTGATTGTGTTAATAACCGTAAGCGCTGCTGCGTTCTGGTATTCCATCCCCATTGCCGCATTCGTGCTCATTTTGCTGCTGGCGCTCATCCTGTCTTATCGGCAAATTATTTTTGCCTATCCGCAGGGCGGGGGCGCGTATGTCGTTTCCAAAGAAAATCTCGGCATTTTCCCTGGATTAATTTCAGGCGGCTCCTTGCTAGTAGACTACATATTGACGGTAGCCGTCAGCGTCTCCGCTGGAACCGATGCGATCACATCGGCATTTCCCAGCCTGCATGAGCATAATGTGTTGATTGCTGTTATTTTCGTCATTTTAATTACGATATTGAATTTGCGGGGTGTAACCGAGTCGGCCTCCATTCTCGCTTATCCGGTGTATTTATTCGTCCTTGCGCTGTTTATTTTAATTGGGGCAGGTATTTACAACATTGTAAACGGCCACGTGCCGCCTGAGCTGCATACGCCGATTGGCACGCCAGTTGCAGGCATTAGCTTGTTCCTGCTGCTGCGCGCCTTTGCTTCTGGCAGCTCCGCGCTCACAGGAGTAGAGGCCATTTCCAATGCGATACCAAACTTTCGCGACCCGGCTCCCCGCAATGCTGCAAAGACGCTGGCATCGATGGGCATATTGCTGGCCATTCTCTTCTCTGGCATTGTGTTTCTGGCCTATTTTTACGGCATTAAACCGACGGCAGAAGTTACGGTTGTTTCGCAAATTGCTGAGCATACTTTTGGACGGCATTTTATGTATTTCTTCATTCAGGGCACAACGGCGCTGATTTTGATTTTGGCAGCAAACACTGGCTATTCGGCCTTCCCGCTGCTTGCGGTGAATTTGGCTAAAGACAAGTTTATTCCGCGGATGTTTACGGTCAGGGGCGATCGCCTTGGCTATTCCAACGGCATTATCAGCCTTGGCGTGCTGTCCATCCTATTAATTATTGCTTTTGGCGGTCAGACCGAGCATTTGATTCCGCTTTATGCAGTCGGTGTGTTCATTCCATTTACCCTGTCCCAGACGGGAATGATCGTAAAATGGGTACGCCAGAAGCCGAAGGGCTGGGTCGTGAAGCTGCTTATTAATTCGGCAGGAGCGCTCATTAGCCTAATCGTCACGATGATGTTCTTTTTGACCAAGTTCGCTCAAGTATGGCCTGTGCTCGTGTTTCTGCCGATTATTATTTATGTGTTTCACCGGATTAAAAAGCATTACAACGCCGTCGGCGAGCAACTGCGGCTCACAACCTGCGAGCCTGCCATGACGATTGAAGGCAATGTATTGATTTTGCCTGTGGCCGGCATGACGCATGTTGTTGATAATTCCATTGCCTATGCGAAGTCATTGTCAGTGAATCAAATTATCGCGGTGTATGTGCCGTTTGAGCGAGAGGAAGGCGAGGCGTTCGAGGAAAAATGGAAGGAGTGGCAGCCGGACATACGGCTCGTTGTGCTGCATTCGCCTTATCGTTCTGTCATGCAGCCGCTGCTGAAATTTATTGATACGGTGGAGCGCAAGGCAAGCCAGTCGAGCTACCGCGTGACGGTCATTATTCCGCAATTTATCCCGAAACGCGGCTGGCATAATATTTTACACAACCAAACGAGCTTTATGATTCGCGCCCTGCTGCTGCACCGCAAAAACGTCGTCGTAACGACCGTTCCCTATCATTTAAAAAAATAA
- a CDS encoding phosphatidylglycerophosphatase A, with product MTTPQPYSLNSRKVAEATEEWLVKRGITKIAVAQLVHFLQKDYFPELTIDECIVNVDAVLSKREVQNAVLTGIQLDMLAEEGKLLTPLQEMIKNDEGLYGCDEILALSIVNVYGSIGFTNFGYIDKLKPGILKKLNDKSSGEVHTFLDDIIGAIAASAASRIAHRKQAEREGATNPPLD from the coding sequence ATGACAACACCACAACCATACAGCTTGAACAGCCGCAAGGTTGCCGAGGCGACGGAGGAGTGGCTTGTTAAGCGCGGCATTACGAAGATCGCCGTGGCCCAGCTCGTGCATTTTTTGCAAAAGGATTATTTTCCTGAGCTAACGATCGATGAATGCATCGTAAATGTTGACGCCGTTCTATCCAAGCGCGAGGTGCAAAATGCAGTGCTCACTGGCATCCAGCTCGATATGCTGGCCGAGGAAGGCAAGCTGCTGACGCCGCTTCAGGAAATGATCAAAAACGATGAAGGACTGTACGGCTGCGATGAAATTCTCGCCCTGTCCATCGTCAATGTATATGGAAGTATCGGCTTCACAAACTTCGGCTATATTGACAAGCTGAAGCCCGGCATACTGAAAAAGCTTAACGATAAATCGAGCGGTGAAGTCCACACCTTCCTCGATGATATTATCGGTGCCATTGCGGCCTCAGCCGCAAGCCGCATTGCCCATCGGAAGCAAGCGGAGCGTGAAGGAGCAACTAATCCCCCGCTCGATTAA
- a CDS encoding GerMN domain-containing protein, producing the protein MVQTKWIRLAAISGVMVVPLLTAGCGIFSTETSKEIDPPQTESTNVIDGTNTGQTSSVKPQGEETQLTVYLEDKNGYLAPISLLTTLGGKETAGQKALEMMVDGGAYASQLPEDFQAVIPQGTQIKSYHVDPQLKLATVEFSAPFADYTATKEREIVEAITWTLTAMTGIEKVELWYEGSKLSEMPVDGFPLDRPLTRSVGINLETADGVSSAYSTPVTLYFSSQTSNEEQYYVPVTRLIARPESTVKAAVEELIAGPLNRKQLNGVMTNDIQVTSIEQKDDTVTVDLQDTAYESGQNAPAEMLQAVVLSVTENTGAAKVQIRLNGEANVVDDQNTSYSEPVGRPHHVNAMKS; encoded by the coding sequence ATGGTTCAAACGAAATGGATTCGCCTTGCCGCGATAAGCGGTGTTATGGTTGTGCCTCTGCTGACCGCAGGGTGCGGGATTTTTTCAACGGAGACAAGCAAGGAGATTGACCCGCCTCAGACGGAATCAACCAACGTCATTGACGGTACGAATACAGGACAGACAAGCAGCGTAAAGCCACAAGGGGAAGAAACGCAATTGACCGTCTACTTGGAGGACAAAAACGGGTATCTTGCACCAATCTCGCTGCTTACGACGCTTGGCGGCAAAGAAACAGCCGGGCAGAAGGCGCTGGAAATGATGGTCGATGGCGGCGCTTATGCGAGCCAATTGCCGGAAGATTTTCAGGCGGTGATTCCACAAGGTACTCAAATTAAGTCCTACCATGTTGATCCGCAGTTGAAGCTGGCGACAGTAGAGTTTTCCGCTCCTTTTGCAGATTATACGGCAACGAAAGAGCGGGAGATCGTTGAAGCGATCACGTGGACGCTGACGGCGATGACAGGAATTGAAAAGGTGGAGCTCTGGTACGAGGGAAGCAAGCTGAGCGAAATGCCGGTTGATGGTTTCCCGCTGGACCGTCCGCTTACTCGCTCAGTCGGCATTAATCTGGAAACAGCGGATGGCGTCAGCTCGGCCTATTCAACACCAGTGACGCTGTATTTCTCCTCACAAACGTCCAACGAAGAGCAATATTATGTGCCCGTTACAAGGCTGATCGCAAGGCCCGAATCGACGGTGAAAGCAGCGGTGGAGGAGCTGATAGCCGGTCCGCTTAACCGCAAACAGCTGAATGGTGTGATGACGAATGACATTCAGGTTACAAGCATAGAGCAAAAGGATGATACCGTAACGGTAGATCTTCAAGATACCGCATATGAGAGCGGCCAAAATGCCCCAGCTGAAATGCTGCAGGCTGTTGTACTATCTGTGACGGAGAATACAGGGGCAGCCAAAGTTCAAATCCGGTTGAATGGCGAGGCGAACGTTGTGGATGATCAAAATACTTCTTACAGCGAGCCAGTCGGCAGACCGCATCATGTGAATGCGATGAAGTCATAA
- the rph gene encoding ribonuclease PH, whose product MRTDGRQTNELRPVTITAGVNKYAEGSVLIEVGETKVICTASVEERVPPFMKNQGKGWITAEYSMLPRATHSRNHRESAKGKLTGRTMEIQRLIGRALRSVVDLQALGERTITLDCDVIQADGGTRTTSITGAFLALCLAVNKLSTNITFAKYPITDYLASVSVGVIQDQSMLDLAYDEDSKAKVDMNVVMTGSGQFVELQGTGEDAPFSRKELSELLELAEGGIAELIAKQREVLGEAAGLIGGGAEK is encoded by the coding sequence ATGAGAACAGATGGACGTCAAACAAATGAGCTGCGACCGGTTACAATTACGGCCGGCGTAAATAAATATGCGGAAGGATCCGTCCTGATTGAGGTCGGAGAAACGAAAGTTATTTGTACAGCAAGTGTGGAGGAGCGTGTGCCTCCTTTTATGAAAAATCAGGGAAAAGGCTGGATTACGGCGGAATATTCGATGCTGCCCAGAGCAACCCATTCGCGCAATCATCGGGAATCGGCTAAAGGAAAGCTGACAGGCCGTACAATGGAAATCCAACGTCTCATTGGCAGAGCTTTGCGATCTGTCGTGGATTTGCAGGCGCTTGGAGAACGAACGATTACGCTGGATTGCGACGTTATTCAAGCAGATGGAGGTACGCGCACAACCTCGATCACTGGCGCTTTTCTCGCGCTTTGTTTGGCAGTAAATAAATTATCCACGAACATAACGTTTGCGAAATATCCGATAACGGATTATTTGGCTTCTGTGAGCGTTGGCGTTATTCAGGATCAGTCGATGCTTGACCTTGCTTATGACGAGGACTCCAAGGCGAAGGTGGACATGAACGTCGTGATGACGGGAAGCGGCCAATTTGTGGAGCTTCAAGGTACAGGGGAGGATGCGCCATTTTCACGCAAGGAGCTGAGTGAGCTTCTAGAGCTGGCAGAAGGCGGCATTGCTGAGCTGATTGCTAAGCAGCGCGAGGTGCTTGGGGAAGCAGCGGGGCTGATCGGAGGAGGAGCAGAGAAATGA
- the rdgB gene encoding RdgB/HAM1 family non-canonical purine NTP pyrophosphatase yields the protein MELSSEIILIATKNEGKVKEFAHAFAKLGKRVVSLNEYPDFADIVEDGDSFAANARIKAKAAGDAFQVPVLADDSGLSVAALAGAPGVYSARYSGEGATDSSNNAKLLAELNRLALTEAAEALEDGTRLLSRAQFVCVLALYDPATGEFMEAEGTVDGFIMDKPRGAGGFGYDPLFWLPTLARGMAQLSKEEKQQISHRGNALKKLLPKLV from the coding sequence ATGGAGCTGAGCAGCGAGATCATTCTGATTGCTACGAAAAATGAGGGCAAGGTCAAGGAATTTGCCCATGCCTTCGCCAAGCTTGGCAAGCGTGTAGTCAGCCTGAATGAATATCCGGATTTTGCGGATATTGTGGAGGATGGGGATAGCTTCGCGGCAAATGCGCGAATTAAAGCCAAGGCGGCTGGGGATGCGTTTCAGGTGCCGGTGCTCGCCGATGATTCCGGCTTGAGCGTAGCGGCGCTTGCCGGTGCTCCTGGTGTATATTCGGCCAGATATTCTGGCGAAGGGGCTACAGACAGCTCCAATAATGCAAAGCTGCTTGCTGAGCTGAACCGTTTGGCGCTGACAGAAGCGGCTGAGGCGCTGGAGGATGGCACAAGGCTGCTGAGCCGTGCCCAATTTGTATGTGTGCTGGCGCTGTATGATCCAGCGACAGGCGAGTTTATGGAAGCCGAAGGAACGGTTGATGGTTTTATTATGGACAAGCCGCGCGGTGCTGGCGGCTTCGGCTATGACCCGCTGTTCTGGCTGCCAACGCTTGCTCGCGGCATGGCGCAGCTGTCCAAGGAAGAGAAGCAGCAGATCAGCCATCGCGGAAATGCGCTGAAGAAACTTTTGCCGAAGTTGGTTTAA